Below is a window of Pseudomonas eucalypticola DNA.
CTATGAGCAGCGTGGCCGGCCTCAGGATGTGCTATTTCACAGCGATCAGGGCAGCCAATACGGCAGTCGAAGTTTCCGCCAGAGACTATGGCGATACCGCTTCACACAGAGCATGAGTCGGCGCGGCAACTGCCACGACAACGCGCCGATGGAGCGGCTATTTCGTAGCCTGAAAACTGAATGGATACCGACGGTGGGCTACATGAGCGCCGTGTTGGCTAAACAAGATATTGGACGTTTCCTGATGGAGCGGTACAACTGGCGGCGACCACATCAGTTCAACGACGGCTTGGCGCCTGCCGTTGCCGAGGAAAAACTTAACGCAGTGTCCGGGATCAGTTGACCACTACATCGATGACCCGCCAGAGACGACGGCTACCGTGCTACCCCAATCCTCAAATGGGCGCTATCCGCGGCTCAACCTCAATCCCCGCAGCGCGTTGACGCTCAACCGCCATCGCCAGCAGCCACACCATAAAGCCAACAACCGAAGCCGCGACGCCGATGTAACTTATGCAACCTAGCCCATACCCCCCGTGATCGCCATGCCCCCGGCCCACGGCCCCAGTGCATTGGCAATATTGAAAGCAGCGTGGTTAGAGGTGGCGGCCAATGTCTGCGCCCGCCCCGCTACCTCGATCAGCCGCGTCTGCAACGCCACGGACAACGCACTCAGCGTACCGACGCCGATCACGCTCGAGCACAGGCTCCACAGGGCATGCATTGCGCACGGGAACACCAGTAGGATCACGCAGGACCATAGAAGGATCACGCCCGTGGCCTTGAAGCCCAGCCGGTCCACTAACCAGCCGCCCGCCACCGCACCGATGACCGAGCCCAGGCCAAAGGCCGCCGATACCCAAGGCATCCAGCTTTCAGCCACCCCTGTGATGCTGACCAACACCGGGGCCAAGTAGGTATAAACGCAGAACATGCCAGCGTAGCCAATGGCACCGATCAGCAATGCCAGCCACACCTGGGGTGTGTTGAAGGCCTTGACCTCTCGCCTGGGGTCAATGATTTCTTCCGCGGGGTCTTGGGGTAAGGTGCGCCCCACCAACGCTGCGGTCATGAGTGCGAGGCTGCCCACCAGTACGAAGGCGATACGCCAGGTGAAGTGCTGGCCTAACCCGGTGGCCACGGGGCTGCCCACCAGGATCGCGAGGGAAAAGCCCAGCAGCACTTTCGACACTGCTGCCCCACGTTGCGCCGGTGGGCTGATGGCGGCGGCCGCGAGCATGGCTACGCCAAAATAGGCACCATGGGGCAAGCCGGCGCAGAATCGCGCCACCAGCAGGCTGCCATAACTCGGTGCCAGGGCGCTGGCAAGGTTGGCGCCAGCGTAGAACAGCGCCAGGGCCACCAGCAGGGTTTTGCGCTTCAACCGTGCCGCGGTAAAGGCCAGCACCGGCGCGCCGATCAGCACCCCCAGGGCGTACAGGCTGATGAGATGCCCTGCCTGCGTGGTGCTGATGGCCAGGCTGCGGCTGATGTCCAGTAGCAGGCCCATGCTGGAGAATTCGCTGACGCCGATCGCGAATGCCCCCAGCGACAGGGCAAAGATAATGAGCGTGCGCTGACGTTGGGTCAGCCCTTTGGCAAGGTCCATGGGACAAGGCTCGCAAACAGGCGCGCGCACTGACGCCTGCGGCGAGCCGCACGCGTCAGTGGCGCAAAGTGGATAGGGTCAGATGGAGATACCGCCGTCCACCACCAGGATCTGCCCGGTGGTCATGGCGGCACCGAAGCCCAGGTAAAGGATCATTTCGGCGACGTCAGCCGGCGTGGCCCAGCGCTTGAGCGGGGTGGCCGCCTCGGAGGTGGCGCGGTGTTGTTCGGTCCACTGTATGGACCAACTGCTGTCGACCGCGCCGGGGGCAACGCCGTTGACCCGCACCTCGGGCGCCAGCCCACGCGCCAGGTTCTTGGTTAGGTTGATGGCCGCCGCCTTCGAGGCGCTGTAGCAGATACTGCTACTGACCGCGCCGAAGCCGGCGATGGAAACGGTGTTGACGATGGCGCCCCGGCTTTCCTTCAGTGCGCTCGCCGCGGCCTTCGAGCAACGGAACACGCTCATCAGGTTGACGTTGAGCAGCGTTGCCCACAGCTCTTCGCTGATACCGTCGAGGTCGCCAACGGGCACCGGTTTGCTCAGGCCTGGGGTGCCGGCGTTGTTCACCAGCAGATCAATGCCGCCGAGGTCGGCAATGGCCTGTTCGACCATGGCGTGGGCGGTTGCGGCGTCGGACAAGTCGCCGGGTGCGGCAATGACGCGGCCGCCGTATTGGGCCAGGCTCTCCAGGGCCTGCTGGGCGCGGGGATCACCGGGTAGAAAATTGATGGCCACGTCGGCGCCGGCTTCAGCGAGCATGCGCGCGGTTTCCAGGCCAATGCCAGAGGCGCCGCCGGTGATCAATGCGCGACGGTTCTTGAGTTCAAAGCGGATCATGAAAGGTGTCCTGTCAAAGGGTGGGTCGGGTCAGGCCCTGCACGAACGACATCCCAGCTGGGCCATGCTGCGTTGAAAAAAGACACGGGATGCATGTCTTGCAGACCTTAGAAATCGACGCCGGCAACCTTCAGGCTCGGGGGTTGCGTGGGGCTGATGTATTGCTTGTAGAGTTCGCCGAAACGGCCCGAGGACACCTCGTTCCACACGAACAGCTTCGCCCAGCCCAGCATCTGCTGGTCGTCGCGGCGCACGGCGATGGACACCAGGTCCGGCGGGAACGGCGCCTCGCCGGCCAATTCGAAGGTGGGGAACTGCCCGCTCTTGATGAGCGCCGAGGCCACGGCGGTGGCCTGCAGCACGGCATCGACCTTGCCTTGCTGCAGGGCCAGGAAGGCTTCGGTGTCGCTGGCGTAAGCGGTGTACTGGGTTTTGCCGTCGTTCCAGGCGGCAATGTCGCGCTTGAGCAACTGTTCGGTGGACGTACCGGTCACACCGCCCAGGGTGTGCCCCTTGAGGTCGGCGTAGTGCTTGATGCCACTGCCCGCCCGGGTGATGACGGCGGTGGTGTAGTTCATGTAAGGCTGGGTGAAAGCCACCGATAGCCCGCGCGCCACGGTACTGGTGGTGGACGCTACCAGCACATCGATACGGTTGGACACCAGCGCCGGGATGCGGTCGGCCGAAGGGGTCTCGACGATTTCGGCGGTGGCACCCAGGGCCTTGGCCATGTCCTTGCAATAAGCCACGTCGAAGCCGTCGGGCTGGTTGTCGGCGGTGCGGTAGCCTGAAGGCGGTGAATCGAGCATCACGCCGCAGCGCAGTTTCTTCGCCTGCACCACGCGGTCCAGGGCGGAATCGGCGTGAGCCTGGGCGGCGAACGCCGCGGCCATGGCCAGGGTCAAGGGCAACAGGGTTTTCAGGGTGATGGTCTGCATGGCACGCTCCGTTGATGGGTTTGAAAGCACAGGGTTGGGCAGATCAGTAGTCCACGCCGCCGACGCTCAGCGACGGCGCGTCACCGGGGGCGAAGTACTGGTTGTAAAGGGCCTTGTAGCGACCGGAAGCCACCTGGTTCCACACGAACAGGTGTGTCCAGTTAAGGAACTCCGCATCCCCGCGTTTCACCGCAATGGCCAGCAGGTCCGGGGGCATGGGGGCCATGCCGGCCAGTTGCAGATGGGGGAATTGGCCACTTTTGATCAGCAGCGTGGACACCGGTACCGACAGCAGGATGGCGTCGACCTTGCCCTGCTCCAGCGCCACGTAGGAGTCGTTGTCGTTGGCGTAGCCCACATAGCGGGTGGCGGGCGCCTGCCAGCTGGCCATGGCGTTTTTCAGGAATTGCTCGGTGGTGGTGCCGGTCACGCCACCCAGGGCGTGGCCCTTGAGATCATTCCAGCCCTCGATGCCAGCGCCCTCGCGAGTCAGCACGGCGATGGGCACGCTCAGGTAAGGTTGGCTGAACGCCACTGCCAGCCCGCGTGCCGCCGAGTTGGTGGTGGACGCCACCAGTACGTCGATCCGGTTGGACACCAGCGCCGGAATGCGGTCCGGCGACGGCGTCTCGACGATCTCGGCAGTGGCGCCCAGGGCCTTGGCCATGTCGTTGCAATAAGCCACGTCATAGCCATCGGGCTGATTGTCGGCGGTGCGGTAGCCCGAAGGCGGCGAGTCGAGCATCACCCCGCAACGCAGCACCTTGCTTTGCACCACTGAATCCAGCGTGGAGGCCGCCCAGCCCTGCCCCGCCGCCAGGGCCAGGGCCATTGCCAATATGGTTTTATACATGGTCGAACCCTCTCCAGTGAAAAGCCGAATGGTCAGCAGTGTTCGCGGCGCAGAAACTTCTGCGTGTGCTCGCTTTGCGGCGTGCCCAATACCTGTGCCACGGTGCCGATCTCGGCCACGTTGCCCTGGTGCAGGAACGCCACACGGTCGCTGGAATTGCGCGCGAAGGTGATGTCATGGGTCACCACCACCATGGTCATGCCTTCCTGGCGCAGCAAACGCATGGTATCCAGCACCTCGCCCACCAACTCCGGGTCCAGCGCCGAGGTCACCTCGTCGAACAGCATGTAGGTGGGTTTCATGGCCAACGCGCGGGCAATCGCCAGGCGCTGTTGCTGGCCTCCGGACAGGCGCGAGGGCAATAGCTCGGCCTTTTCCGCCAGGCCTACATGGGCCAGGTGGTGCAAGGCGATCTCGCGTGCCTCGCGACGGCTTTTGCCCTGTACCAGGCGCGGCGCCAGTGCCACGTTTTCCCAGGCTTTGAGGTGCGGGAAGGCGTTGAACTGCTGGAAGACGATGCCCAGGCGTTGGCGCAGGGTGTTCAGGTCGGTGGACCGGGCGTGCACCTGGATGCCGTCGACCTTGATGCTGCCGCCCTGTATCGGCTCCAGGCCGTTGATGCACTGCAGTAAGGTGGACTTGCCCGAGCCGCTGGCGCCCAGCAGGCACAGCAGCTCGCCTTTGTTCACGTCCAGGTCGATGCCCTTGAGAATCTCGATGTTGCCGAATTGCTTGCGAACGCCACGGATCTCGATCACAGCGCCATCCTCCTTTCCAGGCGCGCGCTGTAGCGCGACACCGGGTAACAGATCACGAAATAGAAGAGCCCCACGCCCAGCAGCAGCCACAAGGCTTCATGGGTACGGGTAATGAGGATTTGCGTGGACTTCATGTACTCCACGTAGCCCACCACGCTGACCAGCGCGCTGTCCTTGGCCAGCCCCAGCAACAACCCCACCCAGGCGGCGAAGCTGGTGCGCAGGGCCAGCGGCGCGCTGATGTGACAGAACTCCTGCAGCCAGCCGATGCCCAGCGACCGTGCAGCGCGCCGGTAAGTGGGTGGCACCGCGGCTAGGCCGCCGCGCACCACTTCGCTGGTGACCACGGCCATGGACGAGCTAAGCACCACCACCGACAGCCAGAACGCGTTCACGCCCAGTCCCGACAACGCCAGGAAGCTGTTGGCCAGAATCAGCTGGATGATCATCGGCACGCTGCGCACCACGTCCACGTAGGGCGCGGTCAGCCACCGCAGCCACACCGAGCCGAAACGCATCCAGCCCAGGACAATGCCCGCCAGGGTGCCGAACAGGCCAGCCACCAGGGTCACCCACAAGGTGTGACCGGCGCCCTGCAACAAGAACCACAGGTCATGCCAATGCAATGACGGGTCTGCGAATGTGAATTGCATGTTCAGGTCCTCAGCCAGCGCCAGAACACAACGCGCGCGCCGAACTCGATGAGCTTGGCAATCACGTAGTAGATCAGGGCGGTTATCAGGAAAAACTCGAAGCTGCGGAAGCTCACCGACTGCGCGGTCTGCGCCGCGCCGCTGAGTTCGTGCAACCCCACCAGCATTCCCAGCGAGGTGTTGAGCATGGCCCACACCGCCTGGGTCACGTAGCCGGGGAACACCACGCGAAACAGCTGCGGGAACATCACGTGCAGGTAGCTTTGCCGGGCGTTGAGCCCCAGTGAGCGTGCCGCCGCCATCTGCTGGCGGGCGATGGCGCCCAGGCCGCCACGGAAGATTTCCGCCAGGTAGCCGGCGTTATTGAAGGTCAGCGCGATCAACACCGCCCAGTAGCTGCTGATCTGAATGCCCAGCGAACCAAGGCCGAAGTACATCATGTAGATCTGGAACACGGTGGGGGTGTTGCGCGCCAGTTCCACCCAGGCCGTGGCCAGGCGGTAGGCGCGCCCCGCACCAAGCCTGCGCGCCACCGCCAATGGCAGGCCCAGCAACGTGCCCAACAGCATCGACAGCGCTGCCAGTTGTACTGTGAGCCAGGCACCGGCCAGCAGTTCGGGGATCGCATCCCAGACCAGGGACCAATAGAAGGTATAACCAAACATGGCATGCCACTCTGATACGTCCGACCCTTGCGGGCCATTCAGGCATGCGTGCACGCACACCCATCAAGCGGCAGTCGAGAAAAAGGGGGCAAGGCAAGAGCCGCCCACGCTGTGTCGCGCGGTACGGGTATAACCATCAGCGTTTGCCGATGTTTTCCAACGGGCCCAGCTCACGTTCGACCAGTGGCAGGACTTCAGTGGTGAACCGTTCCAGGGAGCGACGCGCGCGGCCCAACGGCATGCAGCCAAACTGGAAGTTGCACGCGAAGTGTGAAGGGTCGAGGCGCTGGATGTTGTCGATCATCTTCGCGGCCACCTGCTCCACACTGCCGCAAACGATGTTTTCGGCGTATTGCTCAATGCTCTGCTCGCCGTCCACCGCCTGGTCACGAATGAAGTTGCCGTCCATGGGCAAGGTGTTGTGACGCAAATGGTGGGCCAACCTACCGACGTAGCGTGCGCGCTCACCGGCTTCGAGGGCTTCGCTGCGACTGTCGGTCACGTGCACGTACTGCATGATCGACAGAGGTTTGCTCTTGGGCGCTACACCCACCTTTTCCCAGTTGGCGTTCAGCCCGTCCACCATTGTGTACAGCACCGGCGAGCCCAGGGTGCTGGCAGCCAGGAACGGTACCGCGTCGGTGTGCTTGAAGCGTTCCAGCAACGCTGGCCCCGTGGAGGTGTAGTACACCGGTGGCAGTGGCTTCTGGATGGGGCTGACCGAGAACGTGGTGCGCGGCACCTGAATGTGCTTGCCGTGGAACTCGACGACACCCTGAGTCAGGGCCTGCTCGATGACTTCCCAGTACTCCAGGAAGATCTCCACCTTGTCGTTGATGTCGACGCCGAAGCGTTCGAATTCGAAGGCCTGGTAGCCGGTGCCCAGGCCGATGACCGCGCGGCCCTGGGACTGCACGTCCAGCAGGGCAATTTCCTGCGCCACGCGCAACGGGTTGTACAGCGGCAGGACCAGCACGCCGGCGCCCAGCTTGATTTTCGACGTCCAGCCCGCTGCGTAGCTGGCCATCATCAAGGGCGAAGGTGACGAGGAGTAGTTGCAGAAATGGTGCTCGGCGAACCAGGCGATGTCGAAATTGGCCTGCTCGGCCGCCTGCACCATTTCGCGGGTATCGGCCATCACGCCAGCGGCTCCCTGTGGGTGGTCGCGCAAGGTCATCAGGCTAAAAATGCCAAACTTCATGGGTACGTGCTCCTAAGGTGTGGCCCGGCGGTGCCGGGACGAAGGCCGGTGGTCGCCGGCGGTATCAAAACGATGCGGCCAGCGGCGCGGTACCCGCATAGCTGCCGTTCTGGTAGATCAGTGGGGCGATCGCCTCAGCGAAATGCACCTGGGTGACCCGGCCGATCACGATCAGGTGGGTCCCGTAGGCGATGCTGTTGTCCAACTCGCAGAACAGGTTGGCCTGGGCATCGGCCAGGTAGGGCACGCCGCCCTCGCCCAACTCCCAATGGCCTTGGCTGAAGCGCTCGCTGCCCTTCAAGCGGCCGCCGAAGTTGCTGGAAATGTCGTGTTGCCCGGTGGTGAGCAGGTTCACGCAGAAGCGCCGCGAACCGTTGAGGGCGGGCAACATCGACGACGCGCTGTTGATGCAGACAATGATTGAAGCCGGTTCAGCGCACAGCGAGGTCACCGCCGTGGCAGTCAGGCCGAACCACTGCTGCTGGTCGGCGCAGGTGACCACGCTGACCGTGGCGGCCAGGCGGCGCATGGCCTGCTTGAAGTTGTCCGGCAATGCCGGGGATGCGGCGGGAAGGATCATGGCGAAAAACCCGTGGTGGCCTGAAGACATTTTTAAAATTGCAGATTGTCAACAATCGGTCAAGCAGTGATCGAAAATTGTTGATGATCTGCAGCCGGCCAGGCGCCGTGATAGACTCCTCGCATCCCCTACAGCGAGCCAGGTCTATGGTGTCCAGCACGAAAAAGGCGGCGACGATCCTCGCCCCGATGAGCAACATGGAAAGTGCCGAATACGCTGCAGCGCAGATTCGCGCAGCGATCATCAACGGCGAGTTCAAGCCGGGCGAGCGCCTGATCGAAAAGCAGCTCACCGACCAACTGAACATCTCCCGTCACCCGGTGCGCGAGGCGTTGCGCCTGTTGAGCCGCGAGGGGTTGGTGGAGATCCGCGTGAACCGCGGTGCCATCGTCGCCGAGCTCAACGTCGACATGATCCTGGAGGTTTACGGCTTGCGCTCGGCGTTGGGCAAGCTGGCGCTGAAGACGTTGCTCAGCCGTGAAGGGCAGCTCACCCCCGCTACCCTCAAGGGCTTGGAGAGCATGGCCAGCAAGGCCCTGAAGCTCGCGCGTCAGGCTGACCAGGCGGCCAGCGTGGCCAATGACCTGGATTTTCAGCAGGCCATT
It encodes the following:
- a CDS encoding GntR family transcriptional regulator, which encodes MSNMESAEYAAAQIRAAIINGEFKPGERLIEKQLTDQLNISRHPVREALRLLSREGLVEIRVNRGAIVAELNVDMILEVYGLRSALGKLALKTLLSREGQLTPATLKGLESMASKALKLARQADQAASVANDLDFQQAIVDASGLERCERYFAELTAEVRRFNNLSRIAYTDREGDAINYVLALYEAIKAGDLARAEHIWQAKFDRAVERYLAHVGATSA
- a CDS encoding transporter substrate-binding domain-containing protein, which encodes MYKTILAMALALAAGQGWAASTLDSVVQSKVLRCGVMLDSPPSGYRTADNQPDGYDVAYCNDMAKALGATAEIVETPSPDRIPALVSNRIDVLVASTTNSAARGLAVAFSQPYLSVPIAVLTREGAGIEGWNDLKGHALGGVTGTTTEQFLKNAMASWQAPATRYVGYANDNDSYVALEQGKVDAILLSVPVSTLLIKSGQFPHLQLAGMAPMPPDLLAIAVKRGDAEFLNWTHLFVWNQVASGRYKALYNQYFAPGDAPSLSVGGVDY
- a CDS encoding LLM class flavin-dependent oxidoreductase; the protein is MKFGIFSLMTLRDHPQGAAGVMADTREMVQAAEQANFDIAWFAEHHFCNYSSSPSPLMMASYAAGWTSKIKLGAGVLVLPLYNPLRVAQEIALLDVQSQGRAVIGLGTGYQAFEFERFGVDINDKVEIFLEYWEVIEQALTQGVVEFHGKHIQVPRTTFSVSPIQKPLPPVYYTSTGPALLERFKHTDAVPFLAASTLGSPVLYTMVDGLNANWEKVGVAPKSKPLSIMQYVHVTDSRSEALEAGERARYVGRLAHHLRHNTLPMDGNFIRDQAVDGEQSIEQYAENIVCGSVEQVAAKMIDNIQRLDPSHFACNFQFGCMPLGRARRSLERFTTEVLPLVERELGPLENIGKR
- a CDS encoding amino acid ABC transporter permease, which encodes MFGYTFYWSLVWDAIPELLAGAWLTVQLAALSMLLGTLLGLPLAVARRLGAGRAYRLATAWVELARNTPTVFQIYMMYFGLGSLGIQISSYWAVLIALTFNNAGYLAEIFRGGLGAIARQQMAAARSLGLNARQSYLHVMFPQLFRVVFPGYVTQAVWAMLNTSLGMLVGLHELSGAAQTAQSVSFRSFEFFLITALIYYVIAKLIEFGARVVFWRWLRT
- a CDS encoding MFS transporter, which produces MDLAKGLTQRQRTLIIFALSLGAFAIGVSEFSSMGLLLDISRSLAISTTQAGHLISLYALGVLIGAPVLAFTAARLKRKTLLVALALFYAGANLASALAPSYGSLLVARFCAGLPHGAYFGVAMLAAAAISPPAQRGAAVSKVLLGFSLAILVGSPVATGLGQHFTWRIAFVLVGSLALMTAALVGRTLPQDPAEEIIDPRREVKAFNTPQVWLALLIGAIGYAGMFCVYTYLAPVLVSITGVAESWMPWVSAAFGLGSVIGAVAGGWLVDRLGFKATGVILLWSCVILLVFPCAMHALWSLCSSVIGVGTLSALSVALQTRLIEVAGRAQTLAATSNHAAFNIANALGPWAGGMAITGGMG
- a CDS encoding flavin reductase family protein, producing the protein MILPAASPALPDNFKQAMRRLAATVSVVTCADQQQWFGLTATAVTSLCAEPASIIVCINSASSMLPALNGSRRFCVNLLTTGQHDISSNFGGRLKGSERFSQGHWELGEGGVPYLADAQANLFCELDNSIAYGTHLIVIGRVTQVHFAEAIAPLIYQNGSYAGTAPLAASF
- a CDS encoding amino acid ABC transporter permease — protein: MQFTFADPSLHWHDLWFLLQGAGHTLWVTLVAGLFGTLAGIVLGWMRFGSVWLRWLTAPYVDVVRSVPMIIQLILANSFLALSGLGVNAFWLSVVVLSSSMAVVTSEVVRGGLAAVPPTYRRAARSLGIGWLQEFCHISAPLALRTSFAAWVGLLLGLAKDSALVSVVGYVEYMKSTQILITRTHEALWLLLGVGLFYFVICYPVSRYSARLERRMAL
- a CDS encoding amino acid ABC transporter ATP-binding protein, giving the protein MIEIRGVRKQFGNIEILKGIDLDVNKGELLCLLGASGSGKSTLLQCINGLEPIQGGSIKVDGIQVHARSTDLNTLRQRLGIVFQQFNAFPHLKAWENVALAPRLVQGKSRREAREIALHHLAHVGLAEKAELLPSRLSGGQQQRLAIARALAMKPTYMLFDEVTSALDPELVGEVLDTMRLLRQEGMTMVVVTHDITFARNSSDRVAFLHQGNVAEIGTVAQVLGTPQSEHTQKFLRREHC
- a CDS encoding transporter substrate-binding domain-containing protein encodes the protein MQTITLKTLLPLTLAMAAAFAAQAHADSALDRVVQAKKLRCGVMLDSPPSGYRTADNQPDGFDVAYCKDMAKALGATAEIVETPSADRIPALVSNRIDVLVASTTSTVARGLSVAFTQPYMNYTTAVITRAGSGIKHYADLKGHTLGGVTGTSTEQLLKRDIAAWNDGKTQYTAYASDTEAFLALQQGKVDAVLQATAVASALIKSGQFPTFELAGEAPFPPDLVSIAVRRDDQQMLGWAKLFVWNEVSSGRFGELYKQYISPTQPPSLKVAGVDF
- a CDS encoding SDR family NAD(P)-dependent oxidoreductase; this encodes MIRFELKNRRALITGGASGIGLETARMLAEAGADVAINFLPGDPRAQQALESLAQYGGRVIAAPGDLSDAATAHAMVEQAIADLGGIDLLVNNAGTPGLSKPVPVGDLDGISEELWATLLNVNLMSVFRCSKAAASALKESRGAIVNTVSIAGFGAVSSSICYSASKAAAINLTKNLARGLAPEVRVNGVAPGAVDSSWSIQWTEQHRATSEAATPLKRWATPADVAEMILYLGFGAAMTTGQILVVDGGISI